TTTTCTCGTACCCTGCGTCAGATACGGAGATACCGATTGGGTCGCCGGTTAATCTGATGGTCAACCGGGGGCGTGCCTCAAACTTCACTTATATGCCACAGGCGGTCGGTCTTACACTGGACCAGGCAGTCATGTTGCTGGAAGACAAGAGTCTGCGACAAGGCGTTATCACTTATCGCACCGATGAGAACTACCTACCGGAGACGGTCCTGGAGCAGTCCGAACCAACCGGCACAGAGCTCGACGTTGCCACTGAGATCGATTTGGTCGTCAGCACTACAGACTGACAGCACTCAATTGCAATAAAAGAAAAAGGGCAGGCTTAGCCTGCCCTTAGATAGATAAATATCGAACGCGATCAGGCGATAGTTACTTCCTTGCACAGGAAAACATCCTGGATCGCGTTGAGCAACTTGACGCCATCTTTAAGAGGACGCTGGAAGGCCTTGCGACCGGAGATCATCCCCATACCACCGGCTCGCTTATTGATGACCGCGGTCCGCACCGCAGCTTCCAAGTCACCGGCACCTTTCGAAGCACCACCCGAGTTGATCAGGCCCACACGACCCATGTAGCAGTTGGCTACCTGGTATCGGGTCAGATCGATAGGGTTATTGCTCGTCAATTTGCTGTACACCTTCTTGTGTGTTTTACCGAAGCCAATAGCATTGTAGCCGTTATTGGTTTCAGCTTGCTTCTGCTTGACGATATCAGCTGCGAGAGTAACTCCCAGATGGTTGGCCTGACCGGTTAGATCAGCCGCAGTGTGATAGTCCACTCCCTCCTTCTTGAAAGCGGAGTTGCGCAGGTAACACCACAGAACAGTGAACATGCCTAATTCGTGGGCTTCGGTAAACGCGGCGGCTACTTCCTGGAGTTGCCTCATGCCGTTTTCGGCTCCAAAATAGATAGTTGCACCAACGCCAACCGCGCCGAGATTGAACGCGTTCTCCACTGAAGCAAACATAACCTGGTCGAACTTGTTAGGGTAGGTGAGCATCTCGTTGTGGTTCAGTTTGACAATGAAGGGAATCTTGTGGGCATACTTGCGCGACACGGCCCCCAGCACACCGAGGGTCGATGCGACGCCGTTGCAGCCGCCCTCAATGGCCAACTCGATGATCTTTTCAGGGTCGAACAAGCCTGGATTGGGAGCAAATGAAGCTCCGCCGGAATGCTCAATTCCCTGATCCACTGGCAGAATCGAAACATAACCTGACCCAGCGAGGCGACCGTGGTTATACAATGCGCTGATATTGCGCAGCACCGTCGGTGGTCGGTCGGTGAGGATCATCACATCGTCGATGAAATTCGGTCCGGGGATATGCAAACCAGATTTCGGAATCCCTTTGCACTTGTAAGTCAGGAGACCTTTGTCATCGCCCAGCATCTTCTCAATCTTTTCAATCACGGTCCAATCCTCCATGAAAATATGCAACCTTCTTAACAAATTACATACACAATGTTGAATGCCAACGCAACCAGATTTGGCCGCAAATCAGTTGATGGACACCTGGAACAGCATTGTCTTGTTGGCTTGGTTTTGAGTTGTAGATCGATGAAAGCAGGACTGCGTTCTCGGCCATTCGAACGCCCCGGTTGTGTACAATCGAGGCGATACTAAATTAGTCGTCTATCAGCTCCTACTATTCCTGGTGCAACTTCACTTCAGCAGTAGCATCCGCTTGGTGAGGACTGTTTCACCCGCTGTCAGGCGGTATAAGTAGAGGCCACTGGCCACCGCATAATCGCTCTGATCGGTACCATTCCACACTATTTCGCCATAGCCTGAAGGCATGGTCTCATCAAGCAGCACCGCTACTTCCTGCCCTGTGACATTGAAGACTGATAGTTGTACACGACCCGGTAGTGGAAGGTAGAACCGGATGGTCGTGGTCGGGTTGAATGGATTGGGATAATTCTGGCTCAATTCGAAGCTTGTCGGAAGGACTTCTGTTTCCGGCTGATCCATCGCAGCCTGCAGTAATTCACCCAATCTCTGAGCTCCAGCCGATACATGGTCACAGTTTGCGAGGGCCGCGTACAGTTTCTGAATCACATCACGATCGGTCTCAGCGAGAGCCAGGAAATTCTGCTGTGAGCCAGACCGCACACCATTCAATTGGGTTTGTCCCCAGTTTTCGGCAATACCGCAAATGTCAGCAGAGTCAACAACACCATTACCGTCGGCATCAGCATAGGTGGCCCGGAGCTGTGTCCAACTGTGGGCAGAGTTGCGTACAAATGTCAAATCGCCGACGTCATGCCGCGGACAGTCGGCCGTACTCCAGAATATTCCGAGCGGGAGTATGTCGCGCTCATCAACAACGCCGTTGTTGTCAGTGTCACCGGGGTAGACGTTCGGACCGAAATGAGCCCACACGGTGTCATCGGCTTCCATTGTGTCACCTTGTAGATCGGTTACTGCTGAGTTGATAATGATCCCAATTCGATCGAGAGGTGTGAACATCCCATTGGAAGAAACAACTTCAAAATGATCGTCATCATCACGGTAAAGGAAGTCAGGAGTTGGTTCCCCAAGCCTGCTGATCATCGTCACACGGCCTACCAACGAATATGTACTAACCGGCCTGTTGAACCAGATCACCAGGGTGTCAGTTACAAGGTAATCTTGACAGTTGCCGGGAGTATCGGGACGATTCCTGATAGTGTCCTTCACGACCTGAAGAGGATCTTGCAGCGATCCAGCCTCAACCGTTGAAGTCAATACCAGAAGAAGAACGCCAATACACAATGATATCGTCAGCAATACCTTGTTCATGAAGATTCCTCCAGAAGAGCCATTTGGCTCGATTCGATAGGCCGTCACTAGTACAGAACCGTGCCAGAAGAACCGATCAGAATTCGTTGGTCGTCATGATCGACTTGGCTATTTTGACTTCGTAGATCTCGTCAGTATCAATCTCGGCCTGGCCACCCTTCAGTACAAACTTCAGGAAAAGCCAGGGAAAGATACCCTTGCCTTTGCCTTCAGCTTTGATCTGGTCGCCGGTGAGAGGGATAAAGTCCCCCTCTCCTCTGTCCAGAACAAACTCACCCTTGGGCATCAGTTCAACGACCTCGACCGTTATCTTGCCCGGTTTACCACCTCGACCGGCGGGTGTAACTTCCACCACTCTCGCGGTTCCTTTGGCTCCGGCTTCGACGATGACCTGTCCGTTCTTGATAATCGGTTGGTGGAGAATAATGGGGATTTCCATCCCTTCCTCTCCGAACTCCCCTGAACTGACTGTGATATCAGCAGGGAATTTGATCTGAACCGGCATGTCTTTGGTGAGTTGAATAGTCGAGGCACCCACTGTTCCTGCCATTAGCAGAAGGCCGATAAAGGCTGCAGTGATGAAACCAGCAAATCCAAACTTAGAATAATTTCTCATCATAATTCCTCAATCAAAACGAATTTAATTCAATCTGAACATCAACCTAGTCCTTCAGCTTTGGGAGTCCCTTTCTGAGACTGGGAGAGAAACTGAATTTGGCCTTGGCTCCCGAACTAAATAGTAGCTCGCCATCCATATCGAATATTGAGTATTTGTTGTCAAGTTTGGTGTGATCGGTAGCTCTCTTTCCCCACTGACAATTTGTGTTGTCCCCCAGACAGATAGCAACGTGTATGACCATATTCGGCGACCACGTTATTTCATGGGTCGAGCCTTTGTACCACTCATCTGCGACTGTCCACTGTGGCATTCCGGCCTGTGTGGTTACCTCGACGTGAATATGAGCGCCGTCGGGTAAATAGCTTATCTGATAATTGTAAGTGGCTTCCCGTTTGAACTTGTTGGCCGCGGCTTTGTATTTTCCAATGGCTTTGTATTCTTTGGAGCCGGGAACCAACTTCTTCCGAAGCTCCTCAAGTTCGCTCACGGCACCATCAAGACGATATTCAATATCTTCGTTGCCGTTGATTCGTTCAACATACTCGGGGAAATTGACTACGGCGGTTGCTGCGCTTTTCTTTTCCTCCTCACGAGCCTTTACGTCAAGGAGTTTGATGAAGAGCTGAGTCTCCCCGGAACTGATCTCGACACCAGGGGTATTTTGATAGCGGTCAATAGTGCTGTGGAGAAGTTCCAATTTCGTCGGATCAGTCATGGCCGGGATGCACGCTTTAAATAGTTCCCAGAGCTCCAGAGTCCTTTGAGCCCGTAGATATGGAACAGAACCGGAATCGGTTTGCGCCACGGCACTGTTGAGGCTGTTGTCCAGAAGCTGGCTCCGTCCGGTATGGATTACTCCATCCCTTGTTGGCGTTGGAGTTGGCCACAAATCCTCATTGCCAATAACCATACCGAATTCCTTGAGAACGTCGTCAAACAAATTCGTGGATTTTCCTGTTTCCAGCGTGTCCAGTTTCCTGGCCATGTTGTGCGCTTGAATCGCAAACGCCGGGAACAACGGTCTCACCATCCAATTGCTTGAGTAGATGCTGTATTTCGAGCTCAGATGATTGAGTTCTGACACAGTGCACTCGGACTCATGCTTGTCGCCAACTGTGGCGCTGTGTAGCGACGTAACGCGCGCCAGGAAAAACCAGAAGTGCAAAGCATAGAAGAACGACACCGCGATGACCACCCCTGTGGATATCAACCGTACCCACCGGTTGAACGCTCTCATCTTGTTTAGGCTTCGATTACGAGCGATCGCTTTGACCAGCCAATACATCGGTTTGCGGACTCCCACCGGTCGAACTTTCTCGGGAGGTTTATAAAGTGAACGACCTTCCTCGGCACCGACCTTCTCGGGTGATTCACCAGTCTGGGATACGAAGAATATCTGGAAATCCAGTGTTCGACCTACCACTACTTTGATGAACTCCTTTGTTTTGACAAGAATATCGCGCACGGTACCAGCCCAGGCGGCATCCCGAGTGACTCGGTCGCTGGTAAGAACTCTTTCAAGGAAGGTTTCATAGTCCTGACAAACAACTGGCTCTTCTTCAGCACCGACAAGAACAGTCTGTTCCTCACCTGAAAAACCGGGGAGTGTGTCTGCTTTCGTTATTACCAGGGCTACCGGAATAGGCAGCCGGTCTTCCAGCGGCGCCAGTTTCTCCAACATGCTCACGAACGATGCCACGTGGGTGTGACATTGATATTCGGAACCGAGTACTTTGGGATCGAAGAAAAACAACAGACCGTCACAATTGGCCATGAAATCCGCTACCTTGTCGGTGTAATCGCTTGCAGCTGAAATGTCTATTGCGCTGCCAGGGTAATCATAGGTGACCACGGGCACTTTCTGGGAGCGGTCAATGATGGCTGTGAGTTGCAGGACTCTATCTCGCTGGCTCAGATCAGGGAATTTGCGTTCTTCTCGAAGGTCAACATGCGTTCCGGGACCGGCGTGAGTACCGACTCCCCAAATCCGCTTGAAGTTGATAAGCAGTTCGTTGGCAGTAGCGTTGTCGGTCACAGAAATCTGAAGATCACGAGCGACCTTGCAATCTTCATTGAGAACCGTGAAATAGACCGTCTTGCCTGCGTTGCTGTGGCCGAAAACACCAACCCGTGCCCCGGACGGCCAGTCAAAACCGCCGCCGTCCTTTTTCTTATCCTTTGATGGGGCCGCCATCTTGGCGCCCTTCTTGCCGAACTTGAATATCTTTGCAAAACTCACAGTATTCTATGGTCCAATCTTAATAGGGCTTTCCCGTCGGTGAGCATCGTATCATGACAGCTACTTAACATTTTCTACTCGCTGTCGAAATTTCTCCAGTTGATTAGATTCATACTCATGCCATGCCCAGGGGACTGCCACTGCAATGGCTACCCAGAAAAGCATCAGAAACACCAGCAGGAAAAACGCCGGTTGCCGTTGGCTGAAGGCAAAACGAGTATAGCGGTGGCTCGAGAAGAGCCCTTTCCCTTTACCACCCAACTCGCCCAGAAAGGTTTTCACGCTGGCCCAGAAACTCTTGCTTCGCAGGTAGTCCCACTGAGTCAGATACAATTTGTACAGTCGATCCTTATGCGCCAGTTTCTTAAATTCACCGATCCTGTCCAAGTGGAACTCAAGCGAAGTA
The sequence above is a segment of the Candidatus Zixiibacteriota bacterium genome. Coding sequences within it:
- a CDS encoding class I fructose-bisphosphate aldolase — encoded protein: MEDWTVIEKIEKMLGDDKGLLTYKCKGIPKSGLHIPGPNFIDDVMILTDRPPTVLRNISALYNHGRLAGSGYVSILPVDQGIEHSGGASFAPNPGLFDPEKIIELAIEGGCNGVASTLGVLGAVSRKYAHKIPFIVKLNHNEMLTYPNKFDQVMFASVENAFNLGAVGVGATIYFGAENGMRQLQEVAAAFTEAHELGMFTVLWCYLRNSAFKKEGVDYHTAADLTGQANHLGVTLAADIVKQKQAETNNGYNAIGFGKTHKKVYSKLTSNNPIDLTRYQVANCYMGRVGLINSGGASKGAGDLEAAVRTAVINKRAGGMGMISGRKAFQRPLKDGVKLLNAIQDVFLCKEVTIA
- a CDS encoding T9SS type A sorting domain-containing protein translates to MNKVLLTISLCIGVLLLVLTSTVEAGSLQDPLQVVKDTIRNRPDTPGNCQDYLVTDTLVIWFNRPVSTYSLVGRVTMISRLGEPTPDFLYRDDDDHFEVVSSNGMFTPLDRIGIIINSAVTDLQGDTMEADDTVWAHFGPNVYPGDTDNNGVVDERDILPLGIFWSTADCPRHDVGDLTFVRNSAHSWTQLRATYADADGNGVVDSADICGIAENWGQTQLNGVRSGSQQNFLALAETDRDVIQKLYAALANCDHVSAGAQRLGELLQAAMDQPETEVLPTSFELSQNYPNPFNPTTTIRFYLPLPGRVQLSVFNVTGQEVAVLLDETMPSGYGEIVWNGTDQSDYAVASGLYLYRLTAGETVLTKRMLLLK
- a CDS encoding GTPase domain-containing protein, producing the protein MSFAKIFKFGKKGAKMAAPSKDKKKDGGGFDWPSGARVGVFGHSNAGKTVYFTVLNEDCKVARDLQISVTDNATANELLINFKRIWGVGTHAGPGTHVDLREERKFPDLSQRDRVLQLTAIIDRSQKVPVVTYDYPGSAIDISAASDYTDKVADFMANCDGLLFFFDPKVLGSEYQCHTHVASFVSMLEKLAPLEDRLPIPVALVITKADTLPGFSGEEQTVLVGAEEEPVVCQDYETFLERVLTSDRVTRDAAWAGTVRDILVKTKEFIKVVVGRTLDFQIFFVSQTGESPEKVGAEEGRSLYKPPEKVRPVGVRKPMYWLVKAIARNRSLNKMRAFNRWVRLISTGVVIAVSFFYALHFWFFLARVTSLHSATVGDKHESECTVSELNHLSSKYSIYSSNWMVRPLFPAFAIQAHNMARKLDTLETGKSTNLFDDVLKEFGMVIGNEDLWPTPTPTRDGVIHTGRSQLLDNSLNSAVAQTDSGSVPYLRAQRTLELWELFKACIPAMTDPTKLELLHSTIDRYQNTPGVEISSGETQLFIKLLDVKAREEEKKSAATAVVNFPEYVERINGNEDIEYRLDGAVSELEELRKKLVPGSKEYKAIGKYKAAANKFKREATYNYQISYLPDGAHIHVEVTTQAGMPQWTVADEWYKGSTHEITWSPNMVIHVAICLGDNTNCQWGKRATDHTKLDNKYSIFDMDGELLFSSGAKAKFSFSPSLRKGLPKLKD